The Flexivirga oryzae genome has a segment encoding these proteins:
- a CDS encoding universal stress protein, whose product MEGSVQPGSVVVGVDTSTSSMTALDWAITFARETHSPMHLIHGFSHDHPDLFFNMGTGPEKLRAGGERVLTHAKNRTEVRDSEIRVTTSHVDGYPAAALVRASRHASIVVVGAHGDSMLRLSSLGETAHQVAAHSKAPVAVIRPDSDSEYGRISVGVDRSDHSRKALAWAFTRAEQTGRELFVLHAWQPNDAKDPNLGVADWETYTAQARAEIEESVAGQKALHPSVKVLTEIDEGNPIRRLIEQSNSSDLIVIGARGRGGFEGLNLGRVAGEVLAHANSPVVVMH is encoded by the coding sequence ATGGAAGGCTCAGTCCAACCCGGAAGCGTTGTCGTGGGCGTCGACACTTCTACGTCGTCGATGACCGCACTCGACTGGGCGATCACGTTCGCCCGGGAGACGCATTCGCCCATGCATCTCATCCACGGTTTCAGTCACGACCATCCCGATCTCTTCTTCAACATGGGCACCGGCCCCGAGAAGCTGCGCGCCGGCGGCGAGCGAGTGCTCACTCACGCCAAGAACCGGACCGAGGTGCGGGACAGCGAGATTCGCGTGACCACCTCGCACGTCGACGGTTACCCGGCCGCCGCGCTCGTCCGAGCCAGCCGGCACGCGAGCATCGTCGTGGTCGGCGCACACGGTGACAGCATGCTGCGCCTGTCGTCCCTCGGGGAGACCGCCCACCAGGTCGCCGCACACAGCAAGGCACCCGTCGCCGTCATCCGCCCCGACTCCGACAGCGAGTACGGCCGGATCAGCGTCGGCGTCGACCGCTCCGACCACAGCCGCAAGGCCCTGGCGTGGGCGTTCACCCGCGCCGAGCAGACCGGGCGCGAGTTGTTCGTGCTGCACGCCTGGCAACCCAACGACGCGAAGGACCCCAACCTCGGTGTCGCCGACTGGGAGACCTACACCGCGCAGGCGCGCGCGGAGATCGAGGAGTCGGTCGCCGGGCAGAAGGCGCTGCACCCGTCGGTCAAGGTGCTCACCGAGATCGACGAGGGCAACCCGATCCGCCGGCTCATCGAGCAGTCGAACAGCAGCGACCTGATCGTCATCGGCGCACGCGGCCGCGGCGGATTCGAGGGCCTCAACCTCGGCCGGGTCGCGGGTGAGGTTCTCGCGCACGCGAATTCGCCTGTCGTCGTCATGCACTGA
- a CDS encoding HIT family protein, with product MSDCVFCAIATGDADGHEVARTEHTVAFLDNRPVFKGHVLVVPTRHVVTLPELPDDLLAPFFGEVRRVAAVIPEALGAQGTFVAMNNKVSQSVAHLHCHVVPRTKGDGLRGFFWPRVKYAAGEQADYAARLRTALARS from the coding sequence ATGAGTGACTGCGTGTTCTGCGCGATAGCCACCGGCGATGCGGACGGCCACGAGGTCGCGCGCACGGAGCACACCGTCGCGTTCCTGGACAACCGGCCGGTCTTCAAGGGGCACGTGCTGGTCGTCCCGACACGACACGTCGTCACGCTGCCCGAGCTACCGGACGACCTGCTCGCGCCGTTCTTCGGCGAGGTGCGACGCGTCGCGGCCGTCATACCCGAGGCACTGGGGGCGCAGGGCACGTTCGTGGCGATGAACAACAAGGTCAGCCAGAGCGTCGCGCACCTGCACTGCCACGTGGTGCCGCGAACCAAGGGCGACGGGCTGCGCGGCTTCTTCTGGCCACGCGTGAAGTATGCTGCCGGTGAGCAGGCCGACTACGCCGCCCGACTGCGCACCGCGCTCGCCCGGAGTTGA